The Salegentibacter mishustinae genome includes a window with the following:
- a CDS encoding RteC domain-containing protein, with amino-acid sequence MFEKTMSIFSENVESLIQSGKPDLKKAEDGISLCIKILSKLQKQVDKDDFENTQAEIEFFKNIKPLPMSYLIYFTEVRSCELKLPKVGNSHKVRYLEKEVKKINRFFSENNSFVNYMEQNHNYLDPQFFSRSGKMDFSFSPTINYYQNPEFSTSHDMLWSKVQALYRYIHYIREKLELIQPGSSGDFRERQPNLLLWSGSKTSLVEVIYGLYLKGDINHGTADLKTLISAFEDFFNIKLDNYHKTYSEMRARKDPRSKYLHQIAAKLEAKMRQDDEK; translated from the coding sequence ATGTTCGAGAAAACAATGTCTATATTCAGCGAAAATGTTGAAAGCTTAATTCAGTCAGGTAAACCTGATTTGAAGAAAGCTGAAGATGGCATTAGTTTATGCATTAAAATTCTTTCCAAATTGCAAAAGCAAGTAGATAAGGATGATTTTGAAAATACTCAAGCAGAAATCGAGTTTTTTAAAAATATAAAACCGTTACCTATGAGCTATCTTATTTATTTCACCGAAGTCCGGTCTTGTGAATTAAAGCTCCCAAAAGTCGGTAATTCTCATAAAGTTCGTTATTTGGAAAAGGAGGTTAAAAAGATCAATAGATTTTTTTCTGAAAATAACAGTTTTGTCAACTATATGGAGCAAAACCACAATTACCTGGATCCACAATTTTTCAGCCGCAGTGGTAAGATGGATTTCTCCTTTAGCCCTACTATAAACTATTATCAAAATCCTGAATTTTCGACCAGCCACGATATGCTTTGGTCTAAGGTCCAGGCGCTTTACCGCTACATACATTATATTCGGGAGAAGTTGGAACTGATTCAACCGGGAAGTAGCGGAGATTTCCGGGAACGTCAACCAAATCTTCTACTATGGTCTGGATCTAAAACTTCCTTAGTAGAAGTAATTTATGGTTTATACCTTAAAGGGGATATCAACCATGGGACTGCAGATCTTAAAACACTTATCTCTGCATTTGAAGACTTTTTTAATATTAAGCTCGATAATTATCATAAGACTTATAGTGAGATGAGAGCCAGAAAAGATCCTAGGAGTAAATATCTTCACCAAATAGCTGCAAAGTTGGAAGCCAAAATGCGACAGGATGATGAAAAATAA
- a CDS encoding bifunctional aminotransferase class I/II-fold pyridoxal phosphate-dependent enzyme/GNAT family N-acetyltransferase gives MAKVKHNNFLDTVDEVITNATNAGVIHLHAEGNELNGRHITINGKRSYHFGTTGYLGLEQDKRLKRAAINAIEKYGTQFPLSKTYISHPLYAPLEEKIFQMYQHPILITKNSTLGHLAVIPTAVRDGDAVILDHQVHWSVQSATEVLKSKGVTVRMIRHSNMDMLEHYIKDLRNKANKIWYMADGVYSMYGDFAPLKDLMELSKKYPQLNLYIDDVHGMSWKGKHGSGYVMSVFQDLPENILLFGTLSKTFGASGAVLVCPDKKLHKKIKNFGGPLTFSAQLEPASVAAATASAEIHLSSEIYELQSDLAAKIDYFNQLLETSDLPLVHKNTSPVFYIGTGLPATGYNFVSKMMEAGFFVNLGLFPAVPVKNTGVRITISRHNELKDIKALVDAMSYHFPLAIEETHTDLTSIYKSFGIRTTEKNNPATTQIDELNLEYTETIQQINKSEWDTCFSGKGTFDWDGLDFLEKVFTNNNLKEHNWGFHYITIKDKTGKIILAAPLTSALLKNDMLSDAKTSKAIEEMRLKDPYYMTDMVLSLGSVFSEGAHLFLDDDHPQRIQAMRLFLEKIDEIKSNVGAKLIILRDFEKTNTLNTFLHKQGFISVDMPDSCEIANFNWENEEQYISTLSKRSRKHFKKDIKAFENYFKTRIVCSPTPEEIDKYHQLFEQVWRNNLGINTFKFPKKLFAEMVKSPKWDFLALYLKADNPDVPDKILGVMFITRSGKTFIPAFVGMDYGYNEKFNVYRQLLYQSIKTAGTLKFDKINFGFSASFEKKKLGATLIPKIAYVQADDNFSLEALDWLQKD, from the coding sequence ATGGCTAAAGTTAAACACAATAATTTCCTGGATACGGTTGATGAAGTAATAACTAATGCTACCAATGCTGGGGTAATCCATCTCCATGCAGAGGGCAATGAATTAAACGGGCGGCATATAACCATCAACGGAAAACGTTCCTATCACTTCGGAACCACGGGTTACTTGGGACTTGAACAAGATAAAAGGTTAAAAAGAGCAGCAATAAATGCTATTGAAAAATACGGAACCCAGTTTCCTTTATCCAAAACATATATTTCACATCCGCTCTATGCGCCCTTGGAAGAAAAAATTTTCCAAATGTACCAGCATCCCATACTCATCACTAAAAATAGTACACTTGGGCATTTAGCAGTCATTCCCACAGCGGTAAGGGATGGTGATGCGGTAATCTTGGATCACCAGGTACACTGGAGTGTTCAAAGTGCCACGGAGGTTTTAAAATCAAAAGGAGTCACAGTAAGGATGATTAGGCATAGCAATATGGATATGTTGGAACATTATATCAAAGACTTAAGAAATAAGGCCAATAAAATTTGGTATATGGCAGACGGGGTTTATTCCATGTACGGGGATTTTGCCCCTTTAAAAGACTTAATGGAGTTATCCAAAAAATACCCGCAGTTAAATCTTTACATTGATGATGTTCACGGAATGAGTTGGAAAGGAAAGCACGGTTCGGGTTATGTTATGTCTGTATTTCAAGACCTTCCAGAAAATATATTACTGTTCGGCACGTTGAGTAAAACTTTTGGGGCTAGTGGTGCGGTGCTGGTATGTCCTGATAAAAAATTGCATAAAAAAATTAAAAATTTCGGAGGACCCCTTACATTTTCAGCCCAATTGGAACCTGCTTCAGTTGCTGCTGCAACCGCTTCTGCGGAGATTCATCTATCTTCTGAAATCTATGAATTACAGTCAGACTTAGCTGCTAAAATTGATTATTTTAATCAATTATTAGAGACTTCTGATCTACCGCTGGTACATAAGAATACCTCCCCGGTATTTTATATTGGTACAGGGCTACCGGCTACAGGGTATAATTTTGTAAGTAAAATGATGGAGGCCGGTTTTTTTGTTAACCTTGGTTTGTTTCCGGCAGTTCCGGTTAAAAATACCGGAGTTAGAATTACGATTTCCAGGCATAATGAATTGAAAGATATAAAAGCACTGGTAGATGCGATGAGCTATCACTTTCCCCTGGCTATAGAAGAAACCCATACTGATTTAACCAGCATTTACAAATCATTTGGAATTCGAACAACTGAAAAAAATAATCCTGCCACTACTCAAATCGATGAACTAAACCTGGAATATACCGAAACCATTCAACAAATAAATAAATCGGAATGGGATACCTGCTTTTCCGGTAAAGGTACTTTTGACTGGGACGGTCTTGATTTTTTAGAGAAAGTTTTTACCAATAATAATTTAAAGGAGCATAATTGGGGCTTCCATTACATTACCATAAAAGACAAAACAGGGAAAATCATTTTGGCGGCACCTCTTACCAGTGCGCTTTTAAAAAATGATATGCTGTCTGATGCAAAAACCTCGAAAGCCATTGAAGAAATGCGCTTAAAGGACCCCTATTATATGACGGATATGGTGCTATCCTTAGGATCCGTTTTTTCAGAAGGAGCCCATTTGTTTTTAGACGATGATCATCCTCAACGCATTCAAGCCATGCGGTTATTTTTAGAGAAAATTGATGAAATAAAATCTAACGTAGGGGCTAAACTCATCATTTTAAGGGATTTTGAAAAAACAAATACGCTGAACACTTTTCTTCACAAGCAAGGTTTCATTTCCGTAGATATGCCCGATTCCTGCGAAATTGCCAATTTTAACTGGGAGAATGAAGAACAATATATTTCTACACTCAGCAAACGCTCCAGGAAACATTTCAAAAAGGATATCAAGGCATTTGAGAATTACTTTAAAACCAGGATTGTATGCTCACCTACCCCAGAAGAAATTGATAAATATCACCAATTATTTGAACAGGTTTGGAGAAACAACTTAGGAATTAACACTTTTAAATTTCCTAAAAAGCTATTTGCTGAAATGGTTAAAAGTCCGAAGTGGGATTTTCTAGCATTATATCTTAAAGCAGATAATCCCGACGTACCGGATAAGATCCTAGGTGTGATGTTTATAACGCGATCCGGCAAAACTTTTATACCTGCTTTTGTAGGGATGGATTATGGATATAATGAAAAATTCAATGTCTATCGTCAGCTTTTATACCAGTCAATAAAAACCGCCGGGACTTTAAAATTCGATAAAATTAACTTTGGCTTTAGTGCAAGTTTTGAAAAAAAGAAATTGGGAGCCACTTTAATACCAAAAATAGCCTATGTTCAAGCGGATGATAACTTCAGTCTTGAAGCTTTAGATTGGCTACAAAAAGATTAA
- a CDS encoding DUF7793 family protein: MVVDGTYAKMWISRGILYFVYKEIYEINRSMAKQIVSQRLQLQNENSYPIFCDLRAVTLAQKQARDYLAIEGAYMTTALALLVEDEHAMVIAQMYIKTNSPAYPTQVFTNKEKALSFLQDYKK, translated from the coding sequence ATGGTTGTGGATGGTACTTATGCAAAAATGTGGATTTCCAGGGGGATCCTATACTTTGTCTATAAAGAAATTTATGAGATCAATAGGAGTATGGCCAAACAGATCGTAAGCCAGCGATTACAGCTGCAGAATGAAAATTCATATCCTATATTTTGTGATCTAAGAGCCGTTACCCTTGCACAAAAACAAGCCAGGGACTATTTGGCTATTGAAGGTGCATATATGACAACGGCACTAGCCCTACTAGTTGAAGATGAGCACGCCATGGTAATCGCCCAGATGTATATTAAAACAAATAGCCCGGCTTATCCTACCCAAGTATTTACTAATAAGGAAAAGGCACTTTCGTTCTTGCAGGACTATAAAAAGTAA
- a CDS encoding helix-turn-helix domain-containing protein — protein MEKQISNEEKMRFNSLYQQIIEIACGNFMFRQEPTGRRDPLDTIGVLLNMMSEEIYNSCFKSQEQEEPPEYHFSIFLDNSYHITSYTTKTPKILNWEDKKIDRPVSEILSNNSVTILKEELESNGGKTYQRLISLDFLTENKSLYRTPCTIQKMTGINSECSYVITAFRFENKNEEDEKDRNTTRSSKSGKKESTATKLLLKQVRLYILRNLHTELPSLKELGLIHRTNKTKLKEEFKKMYGTTIPRFHMKKRLEKGALLIRSTELPISIIMQKCGFKDHSHFSKNFKLQYGQTPSQYRMENAWSIQ, from the coding sequence ATGGAAAAGCAAATCAGCAACGAGGAGAAAATGAGGTTCAATTCTTTGTACCAACAAATCATCGAGATTGCCTGTGGTAATTTTATGTTTCGCCAGGAACCGACTGGTCGCCGAGACCCACTAGATACTATTGGCGTATTACTAAATATGATGTCCGAGGAAATTTATAATTCCTGTTTCAAATCCCAGGAGCAGGAGGAACCTCCGGAATATCATTTTTCAATATTCCTGGATAATAGCTATCATATAACTTCCTATACTACCAAAACTCCCAAAATCCTGAATTGGGAGGACAAAAAAATTGATAGGCCAGTTTCAGAAATTCTTTCAAATAATTCTGTAACTATTTTAAAAGAGGAATTGGAGTCTAATGGAGGGAAAACTTATCAGCGATTAATTTCATTAGACTTTCTAACTGAAAATAAAAGCCTATACAGGACTCCCTGCACTATTCAGAAGATGACGGGAATTAATTCAGAATGTTCTTATGTAATTACCGCTTTTCGTTTCGAAAATAAAAATGAGGAGGACGAGAAAGATAGGAATACCACCCGTTCTTCAAAATCAGGAAAGAAGGAAAGTACAGCAACAAAATTACTCCTAAAACAAGTGCGTCTCTATATTCTCCGGAACCTACATACGGAACTACCTTCCCTTAAGGAATTGGGACTTATTCACCGTACGAATAAAACCAAGCTCAAAGAAGAATTTAAGAAAATGTATGGCACTACCATACCTCGGTTCCATATGAAAAAAAGGCTCGAAAAAGGTGCTCTTTTAATTCGAAGTACGGAATTGCCTATTTCCATAATTATGCAGAAATGCGGTTTTAAAGATCACTCACATTTTTCTAAAAATTTCAAGCTTCAATATGGTCAGACGCCTTCGCAATATAGAATGGAAAATGCCTGGTCAATTCAATAA
- a CDS encoding DUF6520 family protein yields MKKLFLIPAMALLVVLGMSFTSLGSETDIQPEPVANDYVLLNGSWQSIPEQACDPGGEICQVQFGENGPVYDVYDEMDRNTRKSSTSEDPTIINP; encoded by the coding sequence ATGAAAAAGTTATTTTTAATTCCAGCAATGGCGCTTCTTGTTGTTTTAGGTATGTCCTTTACAAGTTTAGGAAGTGAAACCGATATTCAACCGGAACCGGTTGCGAATGATTATGTGCTGCTCAATGGATCTTGGCAGTCTATACCAGAACAAGCTTGTGATCCGGGAGGAGAAATTTGCCAAGTTCAGTTTGGTGAAAATGGTCCTGTTTATGATGTTTATGATGAAATGGACAGGAATACGCGTAAATCGAGTACCTCTGAAGATCCGACCATTATTAATCCCTAA
- a CDS encoding M16 family metallopeptidase yields MKNICFIFGVLVTLLSEVGYSQYDLDSTTKTKEIDTSILHGVLDNGLTYYIKPLNNVSGEVKMNFIVKTGSFKEKPHQNNFAHHIEHLAFRETTNFPEGLKSNERLLLSLGMNARNVSGKTGGKATVYDFEIPQSSTRSILVGLKWFRDIATELNLSKNNINRERGVLLQEYLAMSASREELATEEILNGKLFPCMHKDNQNFIVHNKTFPYKDLQKFHRKWYRPDLMAISIVGNIENPKELESLIKKNFSAIQRRTKVLKEENCTELYFNSDHKFSIVKREVNSIKKSFGKPINLNLYFRDQTTLKKRNSLSGYKSLLEAHFITKILNTRFREEAKVYNHNARRFSIHTMETKTSNSGKPESALKVIIRTRMHEEVAALEKTISIIQQLKEYGISKRELEKTRKQFLKDFSLTQTSNTDYWLAEIKKHFVYHDILPKNKNACTRDIIANFSKEEINNSVQRLFSNEPEDIGIILPSDYSSLLENEKKVRSIIREVFKSPVNQFKIPRAPTKLLNEKEVQALEPRKIASTFEKSSNIKEYVLENGLKIVLNPLKGNSSSGKISLHAFTPFGAACFPKNDYFSAIYAPSIIKNTGIGQFSKFDLERYFQKFNSIQTGIYPYISFKEAGIKGKVTKEEFEDFLQIIFLYFSQPQINELAFKDWKHQSLSNSYNSLNPVNDLIDAINTLTKDSTQPPYSSDRIKGIKKVNLNRAFEIYRALFNSAENFTFIVTGHFDKKDILPLLQKYLGNLPNHKKLECSNQRHSETLTQGPVFKKGNISDLYTNINSYFGLEFVKPRAKKDTWKEEVKVKVLGMILNDLLFKFRSDEGLSLYHYGAGGNYNRPLGRYEIMFRFNCVPEELPKIRNLTKELISNIKLGKIDQNIFSNAINKLLAQYSRINQEKLSNKLDNLYKHYRYGERINGSKDWEEYLNSLKREDITNTAIKYLKEDHSYELILHPEELAE; encoded by the coding sequence ATGAAAAATATATGTTTTATTTTTGGAGTTTTAGTAACACTCCTTTCTGAAGTTGGCTATTCTCAGTATGATCTAGATAGTACTACTAAAACTAAGGAAATAGATACCAGCATCCTACATGGAGTTTTAGATAATGGCTTAACATATTATATAAAACCATTAAACAATGTATCTGGCGAAGTTAAAATGAACTTCATTGTGAAAACTGGTAGTTTTAAAGAAAAACCTCACCAAAATAATTTTGCTCACCATATTGAACATTTAGCCTTTCGGGAAACGACGAATTTCCCGGAAGGTTTAAAGAGTAACGAAAGACTACTGTTATCATTGGGAATGAATGCTCGGAATGTAAGTGGTAAAACCGGAGGAAAAGCAACCGTTTATGATTTTGAAATTCCCCAATCCAGTACAAGGTCAATATTGGTTGGACTAAAATGGTTCCGGGATATTGCTACAGAATTAAACTTGTCAAAAAATAATATTAACAGAGAAAGAGGGGTCTTATTGCAAGAATATTTAGCAATGTCTGCATCCAGGGAGGAGTTAGCTACAGAAGAAATTTTAAATGGTAAGTTATTCCCATGCATGCATAAAGATAATCAGAATTTTATAGTTCACAACAAGACCTTTCCTTATAAGGATTTACAAAAATTTCATCGAAAGTGGTATCGTCCAGACCTTATGGCTATTAGCATTGTGGGAAATATTGAAAATCCAAAGGAGTTAGAATCCCTGATCAAAAAAAACTTCTCAGCCATTCAAAGAAGAACTAAGGTTCTTAAGGAAGAGAATTGTACTGAATTGTACTTTAATAGCGATCATAAATTTTCAATTGTCAAAAGAGAAGTAAATTCAATTAAGAAGTCTTTTGGAAAACCTATAAATTTAAACTTATATTTTAGAGACCAGACTACTTTAAAGAAGCGAAATTCTTTATCTGGTTATAAAAGTCTGCTAGAAGCTCATTTTATTACTAAGATTCTAAACACGCGTTTTAGAGAAGAAGCGAAGGTTTACAACCACAACGCAAGAAGATTTAGTATTCATACTATGGAAACAAAAACTTCCAATTCGGGAAAACCGGAAAGCGCTTTAAAGGTTATTATCAGAACCAGAATGCATGAGGAAGTAGCAGCCCTTGAAAAGACTATCTCTATAATACAACAACTTAAGGAATATGGAATTTCAAAAAGAGAATTAGAAAAAACCAGGAAACAATTTCTAAAGGATTTTTCCTTAACTCAAACAAGTAATACAGATTATTGGCTTGCAGAAATCAAAAAACATTTTGTATATCACGATATATTACCTAAAAATAAAAACGCCTGTACCAGGGATATTATAGCGAATTTTAGCAAAGAAGAGATCAACAATAGCGTCCAGCGACTATTCTCAAATGAACCTGAAGATATAGGAATTATTTTACCTTCAGATTATTCTAGTCTTTTAGAGAACGAAAAAAAGGTTCGAAGTATAATAAGAGAAGTTTTTAAATCACCAGTAAATCAATTTAAAATTCCTCGAGCTCCAACCAAATTACTAAATGAAAAAGAGGTTCAAGCCTTAGAGCCACGAAAAATCGCTTCAACCTTTGAAAAAAGCAGTAATATTAAGGAGTATGTGCTTGAAAACGGCCTCAAAATAGTATTAAATCCGTTAAAGGGTAATTCGTCCTCAGGCAAAATATCACTTCATGCCTTTACCCCATTTGGGGCAGCCTGTTTCCCTAAGAACGACTATTTTTCGGCTATATATGCTCCTTCCATAATTAAAAATACAGGAATAGGGCAGTTTTCAAAATTTGATCTTGAACGTTATTTTCAAAAATTTAATTCAATTCAAACTGGTATTTATCCTTACATTTCTTTTAAAGAAGCTGGTATTAAGGGTAAAGTTACTAAGGAGGAATTTGAAGATTTCTTACAAATAATCTTTTTATATTTTTCACAACCTCAAATAAATGAATTGGCATTTAAAGATTGGAAACACCAAAGTTTAAGCAATTCCTATAATTCTTTAAATCCTGTGAATGATTTAATTGATGCCATAAATACGCTCACAAAAGATTCGACCCAACCACCATATTCCTCAGATAGAATAAAAGGAATTAAAAAAGTGAATTTAAATCGCGCTTTCGAGATTTATAGAGCTCTATTTAACAGTGCGGAAAATTTTACTTTTATTGTTACTGGTCATTTTGATAAAAAAGACATTCTTCCCTTACTCCAGAAGTATTTAGGAAACTTACCCAATCATAAAAAATTAGAATGTTCCAATCAGAGGCATTCAGAAACTTTAACTCAAGGACCTGTTTTTAAAAAGGGTAACATTTCGGATTTGTATACCAATATAAACTCCTATTTTGGTTTGGAGTTTGTAAAACCTCGTGCGAAAAAGGATACTTGGAAAGAAGAGGTTAAGGTAAAGGTATTAGGGATGATTCTAAACGATTTATTATTTAAATTCCGTTCAGATGAAGGACTTTCACTTTATCACTACGGAGCTGGCGGTAATTACAATAGACCTCTAGGAAGGTATGAAATCATGTTTAGATTCAATTGTGTCCCTGAAGAGCTTCCTAAAATTAGGAACTTAACCAAAGAACTTATAAGTAATATAAAACTGGGAAAAATAGATCAAAATATTTTTTCTAACGCCATAAATAAGCTTTTAGCTCAATATAGTAGAATAAATCAAGAAAAGCTTAGTAATAAATTGGACAATTTATACAAGCATTATAGGTATGGTGAGCGAATAAATGGTTCCAAAGACTGGGAAGAATATTTAAATTCTTTAAAAAGAGAAGATATTACAAATACTGCAATAAAATATTTAAAAGAGGATCATTCATATGAATTAATATTGCACCCAGAAGAGTTAGCTGAATAG
- a CDS encoding RagB/SusD family nutrient uptake outer membrane protein: MKTKLPISILTILILSFLLISCEDFVEVDSPNNKLIRDEVFGSDETAISAMQGIYNELFVADFSGGYTRSVTFLSGLSADNIQNITTTNPERMAFEENELFPDNQNNLALWSSAYNIIYMANSYIEGIENAENLSPDLISQLNGEAKFIRAFTYFYLVNLYEEVPLILSTNYQNNELAPRVSASEIYKQIIDDLEIARESLTVEYRNADRTQVNKFAATALLARVYLYLKDWEKAEELSSQVIAEESLYELPDDLDEVFLANSREAIWQISPLGNGSIVTHTNEGNLFIIDPFFSFFAIAKLPESLLTDFRPEDKRLLNWIDYNASRDAYFPYKYKIRNSSELPILENSMVLRLAEQFLIRSEARTELNDLPGAKEDLDQIRTRAGLDPISEIFPELSKAQLLKEIAQERRRELFSEWGHRWLDLKRTERASTVLGNSNPTWEDTDVLYPIPAQERMKNPNLSQNPGY; encoded by the coding sequence AGTGATGAAACTGCTATTAGTGCCATGCAAGGTATTTATAATGAACTGTTTGTTGCAGATTTTAGTGGCGGTTATACCCGTAGCGTCACGTTTCTATCTGGCTTATCGGCGGATAACATACAGAATATAACAACTACCAATCCTGAGCGCATGGCGTTCGAGGAAAACGAATTATTCCCAGACAACCAAAATAACCTCGCTTTGTGGTCAAGTGCTTACAACATAATTTATATGGCTAATTCCTATATAGAAGGAATAGAGAATGCAGAAAATCTTTCTCCAGATCTTATTTCGCAATTAAATGGAGAAGCAAAATTTATACGAGCATTCACCTATTTCTATTTAGTAAATCTTTATGAGGAAGTGCCTCTGATTTTAAGTACAAATTACCAGAATAATGAACTGGCACCAAGAGTCTCCGCAAGTGAAATCTATAAGCAAATAATAGATGATTTAGAAATTGCCAGGGAATCATTAACTGTAGAGTATCGAAATGCAGATCGGACCCAGGTTAACAAATTTGCTGCTACTGCCCTATTGGCCAGGGTATATCTATACTTAAAGGATTGGGAAAAAGCAGAAGAACTAAGTTCGCAAGTTATTGCCGAAGAAAGCCTTTATGAATTACCGGATGATCTTGACGAGGTTTTTCTAGCCAATAGTAGAGAAGCTATATGGCAAATTTCCCCATTAGGAAATGGATCAATCGTTACTCATACCAATGAAGGAAATCTTTTTATAATAGATCCTTTCTTTTCCTTCTTTGCGATTGCTAAACTTCCGGAAAGTTTATTAACCGATTTTAGGCCAGAAGACAAAAGATTATTGAATTGGATAGATTATAATGCTAGTAGGGATGCCTATTTCCCTTATAAATATAAAATTAGAAATAGCAGTGAACTTCCAATCCTGGAAAACTCGATGGTATTACGCCTGGCAGAGCAGTTCTTAATTCGATCTGAAGCCAGGACTGAACTCAATGACCTCCCAGGGGCTAAAGAAGATTTGGATCAGATTCGAACTAGAGCTGGTCTAGATCCTATATCTGAAATATTTCCGGAATTGAGTAAAGCGCAATTATTAAAGGAAATAGCACAGGAGCGCAGAAGGGAATTATTTTCGGAATGGGGTCATCGGTGGCTAGATTTAAAACGAACTGAAAGAGCCAGTACAGTTTTAGGAAATAGTAATCCTACGTGGGAAGATACAGATGTACTTTATCCAATACCTGCCCAGGAGCGAATGAAGAATCCAAACCTTTCTCAAAATCCTGGTTATTAA